From one Sulfurimonas sp. HSL-3221 genomic stretch:
- a CDS encoding CHAD domain-containing protein, with the protein MESALLKSYLIRQLQTASEQLPLVGPAADIEALHRFRVALRRFRSVLAAYTHHLYAPDAIAKSMLKVTNPLRETDVFLDALSSESYPNLHAALTRYREKQYKKRWPPETPRRFAQTIDLLIADVHALKLDQRKGRLIRRGEAIYEKAKTARRALGEDSKEEEIHEIRLRYKQARYVLEFLDEAGLVDAKRKIKNAKKHLEHFGAIQDAANQLAWLHRFCDKHPSQECAALYEARKKALRKLKKAFEL; encoded by the coding sequence ATGGAAAGCGCGCTTTTAAAATCATACCTGATCCGGCAGCTCCAAACCGCCAGCGAGCAGCTCCCCCTTGTCGGTCCCGCCGCCGATATCGAGGCCCTGCACCGCTTCCGGGTCGCCCTGCGGCGGTTCCGCTCCGTCCTTGCGGCTTACACCCATCATCTTTACGCCCCGGACGCTATTGCCAAATCGATGCTCAAAGTCACCAATCCCCTGCGCGAGACCGATGTCTTTCTGGACGCGCTCTCTTCTGAATCCTACCCGAACCTGCATGCGGCCCTGACCCGCTACCGGGAAAAACAGTACAAAAAGCGCTGGCCCCCCGAAACGCCGCGGCGTTTCGCCCAAACGATCGATCTGCTGATCGCCGACGTCCACGCCCTAAAACTGGACCAGCGGAAAGGGAGGCTGATTCGCCGGGGCGAAGCCATTTACGAAAAAGCGAAAACAGCGCGGCGAGCCCTTGGCGAGGATTCAAAAGAGGAAGAGATCCATGAGATCCGTCTGCGTTACAAACAGGCGCGCTACGTCCTGGAGTTCCTGGACGAAGCCGGTCTCGTCGATGCCAAACGCAAGATCAAAAACGCCAAGAAGCACCTGGAACACTTCGGCGCCATCCAGGATGCGGCCAACCAGCTGGCATGGCTGCACCGTTTCTGCGACAAACACCCCTCCCAAGAGTGCGCTGCGCTCTACGAAGCACGGAAAAAAGCTCTCCGAAAACTCAAAAAGGCTTTCGAACTCTGA
- a CDS encoding endonuclease/exonuclease/phosphatase family protein, producing the protein MTKFLAALLLPLLLFAGETMRIATYNVENLFDLERSGNEYAEYIPNTPWQWNEKNYRKKLNNIARVIAEIKPDVIGLQEIESDRALRDLQVAVKRAGWYLPYRAIADAKPSVVKTALLSRLPVKVKREIAVANGNRIRNILEVRLETGGEPLYVFVNHWKSKSGPESLRILSAKALKARLDALGSVSYVLLGDFNADYDEKHLFARKRKHNDTDGVTGINDVLMTMRDEKGVTLDELARCPSCAYDLWYELPALQRWSHSFYGQKEALDHIIISPALADHNGNEYVRGSFARFKPEYLVTKKGAPNRWQRSRTYPKHHIGKGYSDHLPIYADFILK; encoded by the coding sequence GTGACCAAATTTCTCGCGGCGCTGCTGCTGCCGCTGCTGCTGTTTGCAGGAGAGACCATGCGCATCGCAACTTATAACGTCGAAAACCTCTTTGACCTCGAACGCAGCGGGAACGAGTACGCCGAGTACATACCCAATACCCCGTGGCAGTGGAACGAAAAGAACTACCGCAAAAAACTGAACAATATCGCCCGCGTCATCGCCGAGATAAAACCCGACGTCATCGGCCTGCAGGAGATCGAATCGGACCGGGCCCTGCGCGATCTGCAGGTGGCGGTCAAACGCGCCGGGTGGTACCTCCCCTACCGCGCCATTGCCGACGCCAAACCGAGCGTCGTCAAAACGGCGCTGCTCTCGCGCCTCCCCGTCAAAGTCAAGCGTGAAATCGCCGTCGCCAACGGCAACCGGATCCGCAACATCCTCGAGGTCCGCCTTGAAACTGGCGGCGAACCGCTCTACGTCTTCGTCAACCACTGGAAAAGCAAATCGGGCCCCGAAAGCCTGCGCATACTCTCGGCCAAAGCCCTGAAAGCGCGGCTCGATGCGCTGGGAAGCGTTTCATACGTCCTGCTGGGGGACTTCAACGCCGACTACGACGAGAAGCATCTGTTTGCCCGCAAACGCAAACATAATGACACCGACGGGGTCACGGGGATCAACGACGTGCTGATGACGATGCGCGACGAGAAAGGGGTCACCCTGGACGAACTGGCCCGCTGCCCCTCCTGCGCCTACGACCTCTGGTACGAACTGCCGGCACTGCAGCGCTGGAGCCACAGCTTCTACGGCCAGAAAGAGGCCCTGGACCATATCATCATCTCCCCCGCCCTCGCCGACCATAATGGGAACGAGTATGTCAGGGGAAGTTTCGCGCGCTTCAAGCCGGAGTACCTTGTGACGAAAAAAGGGGCACCCAACCGCTGGCAGCGCAGCCGAACGTACCCCAAACACCACATCGGGAAGGGCTACTCCGACCACCTTCCCATCTACGCCGATTTCATTTTGAAGTGA